The following DNA comes from Stomatohabitans albus.
GTTCGACGAATTGATTGCAGCCGGCTTTGATGCATCAATCCTCCGAGCAGGTAAACGCCGAGGCTGGCAACGTATGCATCGCGGCGTGTGGTATCTCCATGCCGATCCCCCCACCTTTACCCATTGGGTGTTGGCAACCCCGCTCATCTGTGGCCGTGACGGAGCCATTGGTGGTGCCGCAAACCTCTTTGTGCGAGGGGTTCTTCCGTCACCGCCAGCACAGATTGACCTATGGATCCCGCCGACACGAACGATTCGACCTCTGGCGCATACACCCTACGTCGTTCATCGTGACAAACGCGGCCGCCTTAACCGTAAAGACCATAACGGGATGCTCCTGAGCCTTGGCGACGCCCTCTTGGACTATTTAAATACGGTGACAGACGAGACGAAAGCGGCAACTGCAATTATTGGAACCCGCGCGAAGTTCCCTCACCAGGTTGAACACTGTCAGGCAGATTTCATTGAGCGCGACCGCCAACGCCACCGGCACCTATTCACCACATTAATGGCCTGTGAGCCAGCTTTTGATTCGGTCCTGGAGTATCTCTGGCTCGTAAATGTTGAACAAGCCCACAACATGGCACCGTCACAGCGCCAGTGGATTTGTCCTGATGGGTATCGACGAGACGGGGCGTGGCCGCACTATCAGACGATCTATGAACTTGACGGCGATGCGTTTCATCTCAACCCCAGGGTCTTAAAACGGGACCGTGATAAGGATTATGCAGCCAGACGACGCGGATTTGTCACGTTGCGTTTTGGCTGGGCGGACATCGTTGAACGACCTTGTCAAACGGCGA
Coding sequences within:
- a CDS encoding type IV toxin-antitoxin system AbiEi family antitoxin domain-containing protein — its product is MDTNALAILTTLASRRQGVVTFDELIAAGFDASILRAGKRRGWQRMHRGVWYLHADPPTFTHWVLATPLICGRDGAIGGAANLFVRGVLPSPPAQIDLWIPPTRTIRPLAHTPYVVHRDKRGRLNRKDHNGMLLSLGDALLDYLNTVTDETKAATAIIGTRAKFPHQVEHCQADFIERDRQRHRHLFTTLMACEPAFDSVLEYLWLVNVEQAHNMAPSQRQWICPDGYRRDGAWPHYQTIYELDGDAFHLNPRVLKRDRDKDYAARRRGFVTLRFGWADIVERPCQTARDVATAIPQLPIEPCSPTCWV